One Nicotiana sylvestris chromosome 12, ASM39365v2, whole genome shotgun sequence genomic window carries:
- the LOC104249554 gene encoding protein TRM32-like isoform X3 has protein sequence MQLPLILLKFQKTQMSKRMIPIVVKTAGTQPKSSIKSRLKALMTKELLSRKRVRHRRSLSYPARTPLEQTASIDYLDPANVDPSQKIPLNDETLQHRENEYSSVASLLDPPLLEKRKDAVTTNGRCELCAAMLDTNHLKQCDTNKNGKQQITDFSLRRTQSLYFRERTKKASIEESKLFLDALDLLNMREEVFLKILKDPNSSLAHQLHGTQASKGLTKSVSFPSRLSLGKIARSSNHKSSVTSTNLDSEDEVAKGVPIRLDSSDNIPLSSPVAKQNRHQSKLVLERFKNLRKKIRHMLKESSKEKRRIVMDAVLHKVPHDRSSSNDVKQGTNLLEKPTADGNDTGHYSSPFSKSQMKCFSRTSSLNESVDRYNRLLESCFSREEKQHSSEMSSLRASRSPSPARSRPIVLDRILSLPDLRNYPSFRIEDTPEASYSETQDTAASAESSNNLKLKSLDFIPLGSEKQTKQDFSSDSKIPEEFVDVNETSNDLEENFFSVECNTEDTSSPNSKLDKPIPIPLPDMKFQEANTVPEELSATEDISENALDTDEEGLSANEQKKSLLQVQVDERNKAEFNYVKDVLELSGFSGNIFMMNPSVFEEMDGCLLSQPESSGYAEYGSCDQLLLFDLINEVLLQLYERSSLYWPMSLTTRSFIHPTPVAYHLLEEVWTGISWCLSFKLENDLSLDDAMSHDLAKHDNWVNLQFDAECVGLELEDLIFDDLLDEIIFIDIY, from the exons ATGCAACTGCCACTGATTCTGCTAAAATTCCAAAAAACTCAGATGTCAAAGCGGATGATTCCC ATTGTAGTGAAAACAGCAGGGACACAGCCCAAAAGTTCGATAAAATCTCGTTTAAAAGCTTTGATGACAAAAGAGCTACTATCTAGAAAAAGGGTCAGACATCGCCGAAGTTTGTCCTACCCTGCAAGGACACCGCTGGAACAAACTGCTTCTATTGATTATCTAGACCCTGCAAATGTAGATCCTTCTCAAAAAATTCCTTTAAACGATGAGACTTTGCAGCATCGTGAGAACGAGTATTCTTCCGTTGCCAGTTTGTTAGATCCACCCTTGCTCGAGAAAAGAAAGGATGCTGTTACCACCAACGGCAGATGTGAGTTGTGTGCTGCTATGCTCGATACGAATCACTTAAAGCAATGTGACACTAACAAGAATGGGAAGCAACAAATTACAGACTTCAGTCTTCGTCGTACACAATCACTTTATTTTAGAGAGCGGACTAAAAAGGCCTCAATTGAAGAGTCAAAGCTATTTTTGGATGCTCTTGATTTACTAAACATGAGAGAGGAGGTATTCCTAAAAATATTAAAGGACCCAAATTCTTCGTTAGCGCATCAGTTACATGGTACACAGGCATCCAAAGGCTTAACCAAGTCCGTGTCATTTCCTTCACGTCTCTCACTGGGAAAAATTGCGAGATCAAGCAATCATAAGAGCTCAGTAACATCGACAAATTTGGATAGCGAGGATGAAGTTGCAAAAGGTGTGCCGATAAGACTAGATTCATCTGATAACATCCCTTTAAGTTCACCTGTTGCCAAACAGAATCGGCATCAAAGTAAACTTGTCCTTGAGCGTTTCAAGAACTTGAGGAAGAAAATAAGACATATGCTTAAGGAGAGCAGTAAGGAGAAGCGTCGAATTGTCATGGATGCTGTCCTTCATAAGGTTCCACATGATCGTAGTTCATCCAACGACGTTAAACAGGGAACCAATTTACTTGAGAAGCCAACTGCAGATGGAAATGACACTGGTCACTACTCTTCTCCATTTAGCAAGAGCCAAATGAAATGCTTTTCAAGAACGTCATCGCTCAATGAGTCAGTAGACAGATATAATAGATTACTTGAATCCTGCTTCAGTAGAGAAGAAAAACAGCACAGCTCTGAAATGTCAAGTTTGAGAGCGTCAAGATCACCTTCACCGGCTAGAAGTAGACCCATTGTCCTGGACAGGATTCTGTCTTTACCTGATCTAAGAAACTACCCTTCTTTCCGAATTGAGGACACTCCCGAAGCCAGTTATTCAGAAACACAAGATACAGCGGCATCGGCTGAATCGAGCAACAACTTAAAACTGAAGTCCCTGGATTTTATTCCTTTAGGTTCAGAAAAGCAAACTAAACAAGATTTTAGTTCAGACTCCAAGATTCCCGAAGAGTTCGTTGATGTCAATGAGACTTCCAATGACTTAGAGGAGAATTTTTTTTCAGTTGAATGCAATACGGAGGACACTTCATCTCCTAATTCCAAACTAGATAAACCAATTCCTATTCCTTTGCCTGATATGAAATTTCAGGAAGCTAATACTGTCCCAGAAGAGCTCTCCGCAACTGAAG ATATATCGGAAAATGCATTAGACACCGATGAAGAAGGACTATCGGCCAATGAACAGAAGAAAAGTCTTTTGCAAGTTCAAGTGGATGAAAGAAATAAAGCTGAATTCAATTATGTAAAAGATGTGTTGGAATTATCTGGTTTTAGTGGAAATATATTTATGATGAACCCTTCAGTATTTGAGGAAATGGATGGATGTTTGCTTTCTCAACCCGAGAGCTCAGGATATGCTGAATATGGAAGCTGTGATCAACTTCTTCTGTTTGATTTAATCAATGAGGTCTTATTACAACTTTATGAGAGATCATCTTTATACTGGCCAATGTCTTTAACGACTCGTTCTTTTATCCATCCAACGCCTGTGGCATACCATCTGCTTGAGGAAGTATGGACAGGTATAAGCTGGTGTCTTAGCTTCAAGCTGGAGAATGATCTATCACTTGACGATGCTATGAGCCATGATCTTGCAAAACACGACAATTGGGTGAACCTGCAGTTTGATGCCGAGTGTGTTGGATTGGAGCTCGAGGATCTCATATTTGATGATCTTTTAGATGAGATAATATTCATCGACATTTATTAA
- the LOC104249554 gene encoding protein TRM32-like isoform X1: protein MGKGLRLRDSSFTQESNPPGCLFGILHHLNHHHHQWHLVRKRLPHIRQGGGKHLPAAGDLGSNATATDSAKIPKNSDVKADDSRIVVKTAGTQPKSSIKSRLKALMTKELLSRKRVRHRRSLSYPARTPLEQTASIDYLDPANVDPSQKIPLNDETLQHRENEYSSVASLLDPPLLEKRKDAVTTNGRCELCAAMLDTNHLKQCDTNKNGKQQITDFSLRRTQSLYFRERTKKASIEESKLFLDALDLLNMREEVFLKILKDPNSSLAHQLHGTQASKGLTKSVSFPSRLSLGKIARSSNHKSSVTSTNLDSEDEVAKGVPIRLDSSDNIPLSSPVAKQNRHQSKLVLERFKNLRKKIRHMLKESSKEKRRIVMDAVLHKVPHDRSSSNDVKQGTNLLEKPTADGNDTGHYSSPFSKSQMKCFSRTSSLNESVDRYNRLLESCFSREEKQHSSEMSSLRASRSPSPARSRPIVLDRILSLPDLRNYPSFRIEDTPEASYSETQDTAASAESSNNLKLKSLDFIPLGSEKQTKQDFSSDSKIPEEFVDVNETSNDLEENFFSVECNTEDTSSPNSKLDKPIPIPLPDMKFQEANTVPEELSATEDISENALDTDEEGLSANEQKKSLLQVQVDERNKAEFNYVKDVLELSGFSGNIFMMNPSVFEEMDGCLLSQPESSGYAEYGSCDQLLLFDLINEVLLQLYERSSLYWPMSLTTRSFIHPTPVAYHLLEEVWTGISWCLSFKLENDLSLDDAMSHDLAKHDNWVNLQFDAECVGLELEDLIFDDLLDEIIFIDIY from the exons ATGGGAAAGGGTTTGCGCCTTCGAGATTCTAGTTTTACGCAAGAAAGTAATCCTCCGGGATGCTTGTTTGGGATACTTCATCATTTGAATCACCATCACCATCAGTGGCATCTAGTCCGGAAACGCCTCCCGCACATAAGGCAAGGTGGTGGAAAGCATCTTCCTG CGGCAGGAGATCTTGGAAGTAATGCAACTGCCACTGATTCTGCTAAAATTCCAAAAAACTCAGATGTCAAAGCGGATGATTCCCGT ATTGTAGTGAAAACAGCAGGGACACAGCCCAAAAGTTCGATAAAATCTCGTTTAAAAGCTTTGATGACAAAAGAGCTACTATCTAGAAAAAGGGTCAGACATCGCCGAAGTTTGTCCTACCCTGCAAGGACACCGCTGGAACAAACTGCTTCTATTGATTATCTAGACCCTGCAAATGTAGATCCTTCTCAAAAAATTCCTTTAAACGATGAGACTTTGCAGCATCGTGAGAACGAGTATTCTTCCGTTGCCAGTTTGTTAGATCCACCCTTGCTCGAGAAAAGAAAGGATGCTGTTACCACCAACGGCAGATGTGAGTTGTGTGCTGCTATGCTCGATACGAATCACTTAAAGCAATGTGACACTAACAAGAATGGGAAGCAACAAATTACAGACTTCAGTCTTCGTCGTACACAATCACTTTATTTTAGAGAGCGGACTAAAAAGGCCTCAATTGAAGAGTCAAAGCTATTTTTGGATGCTCTTGATTTACTAAACATGAGAGAGGAGGTATTCCTAAAAATATTAAAGGACCCAAATTCTTCGTTAGCGCATCAGTTACATGGTACACAGGCATCCAAAGGCTTAACCAAGTCCGTGTCATTTCCTTCACGTCTCTCACTGGGAAAAATTGCGAGATCAAGCAATCATAAGAGCTCAGTAACATCGACAAATTTGGATAGCGAGGATGAAGTTGCAAAAGGTGTGCCGATAAGACTAGATTCATCTGATAACATCCCTTTAAGTTCACCTGTTGCCAAACAGAATCGGCATCAAAGTAAACTTGTCCTTGAGCGTTTCAAGAACTTGAGGAAGAAAATAAGACATATGCTTAAGGAGAGCAGTAAGGAGAAGCGTCGAATTGTCATGGATGCTGTCCTTCATAAGGTTCCACATGATCGTAGTTCATCCAACGACGTTAAACAGGGAACCAATTTACTTGAGAAGCCAACTGCAGATGGAAATGACACTGGTCACTACTCTTCTCCATTTAGCAAGAGCCAAATGAAATGCTTTTCAAGAACGTCATCGCTCAATGAGTCAGTAGACAGATATAATAGATTACTTGAATCCTGCTTCAGTAGAGAAGAAAAACAGCACAGCTCTGAAATGTCAAGTTTGAGAGCGTCAAGATCACCTTCACCGGCTAGAAGTAGACCCATTGTCCTGGACAGGATTCTGTCTTTACCTGATCTAAGAAACTACCCTTCTTTCCGAATTGAGGACACTCCCGAAGCCAGTTATTCAGAAACACAAGATACAGCGGCATCGGCTGAATCGAGCAACAACTTAAAACTGAAGTCCCTGGATTTTATTCCTTTAGGTTCAGAAAAGCAAACTAAACAAGATTTTAGTTCAGACTCCAAGATTCCCGAAGAGTTCGTTGATGTCAATGAGACTTCCAATGACTTAGAGGAGAATTTTTTTTCAGTTGAATGCAATACGGAGGACACTTCATCTCCTAATTCCAAACTAGATAAACCAATTCCTATTCCTTTGCCTGATATGAAATTTCAGGAAGCTAATACTGTCCCAGAAGAGCTCTCCGCAACTGAAG ATATATCGGAAAATGCATTAGACACCGATGAAGAAGGACTATCGGCCAATGAACAGAAGAAAAGTCTTTTGCAAGTTCAAGTGGATGAAAGAAATAAAGCTGAATTCAATTATGTAAAAGATGTGTTGGAATTATCTGGTTTTAGTGGAAATATATTTATGATGAACCCTTCAGTATTTGAGGAAATGGATGGATGTTTGCTTTCTCAACCCGAGAGCTCAGGATATGCTGAATATGGAAGCTGTGATCAACTTCTTCTGTTTGATTTAATCAATGAGGTCTTATTACAACTTTATGAGAGATCATCTTTATACTGGCCAATGTCTTTAACGACTCGTTCTTTTATCCATCCAACGCCTGTGGCATACCATCTGCTTGAGGAAGTATGGACAGGTATAAGCTGGTGTCTTAGCTTCAAGCTGGAGAATGATCTATCACTTGACGATGCTATGAGCCATGATCTTGCAAAACACGACAATTGGGTGAACCTGCAGTTTGATGCCGAGTGTGTTGGATTGGAGCTCGAGGATCTCATATTTGATGATCTTTTAGATGAGATAATATTCATCGACATTTATTAA
- the LOC104249554 gene encoding protein TRM32-like isoform X2, with product MGKGLRLRDSSFTQESNPPGCLFGILHHLNHHHHQWHLVRKRLPHIRQGGGKHLPGDLGSNATATDSAKIPKNSDVKADDSRIVVKTAGTQPKSSIKSRLKALMTKELLSRKRVRHRRSLSYPARTPLEQTASIDYLDPANVDPSQKIPLNDETLQHRENEYSSVASLLDPPLLEKRKDAVTTNGRCELCAAMLDTNHLKQCDTNKNGKQQITDFSLRRTQSLYFRERTKKASIEESKLFLDALDLLNMREEVFLKILKDPNSSLAHQLHGTQASKGLTKSVSFPSRLSLGKIARSSNHKSSVTSTNLDSEDEVAKGVPIRLDSSDNIPLSSPVAKQNRHQSKLVLERFKNLRKKIRHMLKESSKEKRRIVMDAVLHKVPHDRSSSNDVKQGTNLLEKPTADGNDTGHYSSPFSKSQMKCFSRTSSLNESVDRYNRLLESCFSREEKQHSSEMSSLRASRSPSPARSRPIVLDRILSLPDLRNYPSFRIEDTPEASYSETQDTAASAESSNNLKLKSLDFIPLGSEKQTKQDFSSDSKIPEEFVDVNETSNDLEENFFSVECNTEDTSSPNSKLDKPIPIPLPDMKFQEANTVPEELSATEDISENALDTDEEGLSANEQKKSLLQVQVDERNKAEFNYVKDVLELSGFSGNIFMMNPSVFEEMDGCLLSQPESSGYAEYGSCDQLLLFDLINEVLLQLYERSSLYWPMSLTTRSFIHPTPVAYHLLEEVWTGISWCLSFKLENDLSLDDAMSHDLAKHDNWVNLQFDAECVGLELEDLIFDDLLDEIIFIDIY from the exons ATGGGAAAGGGTTTGCGCCTTCGAGATTCTAGTTTTACGCAAGAAAGTAATCCTCCGGGATGCTTGTTTGGGATACTTCATCATTTGAATCACCATCACCATCAGTGGCATCTAGTCCGGAAACGCCTCCCGCACATAAGGCAAGGTGGTGGAAAGCATCTTCCTG GAGATCTTGGAAGTAATGCAACTGCCACTGATTCTGCTAAAATTCCAAAAAACTCAGATGTCAAAGCGGATGATTCCCGT ATTGTAGTGAAAACAGCAGGGACACAGCCCAAAAGTTCGATAAAATCTCGTTTAAAAGCTTTGATGACAAAAGAGCTACTATCTAGAAAAAGGGTCAGACATCGCCGAAGTTTGTCCTACCCTGCAAGGACACCGCTGGAACAAACTGCTTCTATTGATTATCTAGACCCTGCAAATGTAGATCCTTCTCAAAAAATTCCTTTAAACGATGAGACTTTGCAGCATCGTGAGAACGAGTATTCTTCCGTTGCCAGTTTGTTAGATCCACCCTTGCTCGAGAAAAGAAAGGATGCTGTTACCACCAACGGCAGATGTGAGTTGTGTGCTGCTATGCTCGATACGAATCACTTAAAGCAATGTGACACTAACAAGAATGGGAAGCAACAAATTACAGACTTCAGTCTTCGTCGTACACAATCACTTTATTTTAGAGAGCGGACTAAAAAGGCCTCAATTGAAGAGTCAAAGCTATTTTTGGATGCTCTTGATTTACTAAACATGAGAGAGGAGGTATTCCTAAAAATATTAAAGGACCCAAATTCTTCGTTAGCGCATCAGTTACATGGTACACAGGCATCCAAAGGCTTAACCAAGTCCGTGTCATTTCCTTCACGTCTCTCACTGGGAAAAATTGCGAGATCAAGCAATCATAAGAGCTCAGTAACATCGACAAATTTGGATAGCGAGGATGAAGTTGCAAAAGGTGTGCCGATAAGACTAGATTCATCTGATAACATCCCTTTAAGTTCACCTGTTGCCAAACAGAATCGGCATCAAAGTAAACTTGTCCTTGAGCGTTTCAAGAACTTGAGGAAGAAAATAAGACATATGCTTAAGGAGAGCAGTAAGGAGAAGCGTCGAATTGTCATGGATGCTGTCCTTCATAAGGTTCCACATGATCGTAGTTCATCCAACGACGTTAAACAGGGAACCAATTTACTTGAGAAGCCAACTGCAGATGGAAATGACACTGGTCACTACTCTTCTCCATTTAGCAAGAGCCAAATGAAATGCTTTTCAAGAACGTCATCGCTCAATGAGTCAGTAGACAGATATAATAGATTACTTGAATCCTGCTTCAGTAGAGAAGAAAAACAGCACAGCTCTGAAATGTCAAGTTTGAGAGCGTCAAGATCACCTTCACCGGCTAGAAGTAGACCCATTGTCCTGGACAGGATTCTGTCTTTACCTGATCTAAGAAACTACCCTTCTTTCCGAATTGAGGACACTCCCGAAGCCAGTTATTCAGAAACACAAGATACAGCGGCATCGGCTGAATCGAGCAACAACTTAAAACTGAAGTCCCTGGATTTTATTCCTTTAGGTTCAGAAAAGCAAACTAAACAAGATTTTAGTTCAGACTCCAAGATTCCCGAAGAGTTCGTTGATGTCAATGAGACTTCCAATGACTTAGAGGAGAATTTTTTTTCAGTTGAATGCAATACGGAGGACACTTCATCTCCTAATTCCAAACTAGATAAACCAATTCCTATTCCTTTGCCTGATATGAAATTTCAGGAAGCTAATACTGTCCCAGAAGAGCTCTCCGCAACTGAAG ATATATCGGAAAATGCATTAGACACCGATGAAGAAGGACTATCGGCCAATGAACAGAAGAAAAGTCTTTTGCAAGTTCAAGTGGATGAAAGAAATAAAGCTGAATTCAATTATGTAAAAGATGTGTTGGAATTATCTGGTTTTAGTGGAAATATATTTATGATGAACCCTTCAGTATTTGAGGAAATGGATGGATGTTTGCTTTCTCAACCCGAGAGCTCAGGATATGCTGAATATGGAAGCTGTGATCAACTTCTTCTGTTTGATTTAATCAATGAGGTCTTATTACAACTTTATGAGAGATCATCTTTATACTGGCCAATGTCTTTAACGACTCGTTCTTTTATCCATCCAACGCCTGTGGCATACCATCTGCTTGAGGAAGTATGGACAGGTATAAGCTGGTGTCTTAGCTTCAAGCTGGAGAATGATCTATCACTTGACGATGCTATGAGCCATGATCTTGCAAAACACGACAATTGGGTGAACCTGCAGTTTGATGCCGAGTGTGTTGGATTGGAGCTCGAGGATCTCATATTTGATGATCTTTTAGATGAGATAATATTCATCGACATTTATTAA